A window of Qingrenia yutianensis contains these coding sequences:
- a CDS encoding Abi family protein, whose amino-acid sequence MELKKHQVPMTIDEQVENLKELGLVINDEEAVKEFLNDVSYFRLIKAYSIGLKKKNDNYNQGVTFDMIKELYLFNCNFRQALFAQIEKVEINLRCRIANHFSYKYGNFGYEDAANFENEDYHSHFLAEINSEVDRNSKSAFVKNFRNNYETDKIPMYALIELFSFGTLSKFYKNMKQEDKKVVARIYGVKYTYLESWIEHIAFVRNICAHYGRLYNVNLSKTPALYKQYTKQGISSVRVFATLVCLSNILPRDRHWNDFIDLIETLLDKYPNVKMELMGFPTNWKDVLI is encoded by the coding sequence ATGGAATTGAAAAAGCATCAAGTCCCTATGACTATAGATGAACAGGTTGAGAATCTAAAAGAACTCGGTCTTGTTATAAATGACGAGGAAGCAGTTAAAGAATTTCTTAATGATGTGTCTTATTTCAGATTGATAAAAGCATATAGCATAGGACTCAAAAAGAAAAATGACAATTACAATCAGGGAGTTACATTTGATATGATAAAGGAATTGTATCTGTTCAATTGTAATTTCAGACAGGCATTGTTTGCTCAAATTGAAAAAGTAGAAATAAATTTGAGATGTCGAATTGCAAACCATTTTTCGTATAAATACGGCAACTTTGGATATGAGGACGCTGCTAATTTTGAAAATGAAGATTATCATAGTCACTTCTTGGCAGAAATAAATAGTGAGGTCGATAGAAATAGCAAATCTGCTTTCGTTAAGAATTTCAGAAACAACTATGAAACGGATAAAATCCCGATGTATGCCTTAATTGAATTGTTCAGTTTCGGAACTTTGTCTAAGTTTTATAAAAATATGAAACAGGAAGACAAGAAAGTGGTAGCTCGGATATATGGTGTTAAATATACATATCTTGAAAGCTGGATTGAGCATATAGCATTTGTCAGAAATATATGCGCACATTATGGAAGGTTGTATAATGTAAATCTTTCAAAAACACCTGCGCTGTATAAGCAGTATACAAAGCAGGGAATAAGCAGCGTGAGAGTATTTGCCACATTGGTGTGTTTAAGCAATATTCTTCCGAGGGATAGACATTGGAATGATTTTATTGATCTAATTGAAACTTTGCTCGATAAGTATCCAAATGTTAAAATGGAACTTATGGGATTTCCGACTAATTGGAAGGATGTTCTTATATAG